A genomic stretch from Larimichthys crocea isolate SSNF chromosome XXII, L_crocea_2.0, whole genome shotgun sequence includes:
- the dlb gene encoding delta-like protein B — MAHLHLRYLLALALVHVVLSSGVFELKIHSFHTAQRICRRHRDCHIFFRICLKHPEDVISAEPPCTFGTGHTNVIRADHTSISSSAPIRVPFHFKWPGTFSLIIEAWNAESPTEYTDNQNNLVSRLATRRRLAIGEDWSQDVHFGEQSELRYSYHVFCDEYYFGDGCADYCRPRDDTLGHYTCDEEGNRICLEGWKGNYCSEPICSADCSEKHGYCEAPGGCTCRMGWQGPSCNECVRYPGCLHGTCGQPWQCNCQEGWGGLFCDQDLNYCTNHKPCANGATCTNTGQGSYTCTCRPGFGGTNCELETNECDSNPCKNGGSCNDLENDYSCTCPQGFYGKNCEIIAMTCADGPCFNGGTCVETMTGGYTCRCPPSYTGSNCEKKLDRCSNRPCLNGGECLDLGQSVLCRCQAGFTGANCQINIDDCASTPCQNAGTCQDGVNDYTCSCTLGYTGKNCSVRSDACGERPCQNGGTCFTHFTGPVCQCPKGFMGPSCEFTLQPSFKPALRQTSQPSSATLTVSCILAVLVLVLVAGIIFLRRRRRMQGRKQLSDTAVYNDLETVNNLGGSEREAFLSPNGMFKISNSTARLSLTLCPDGRSGYRHNPVEGGLARGERQDFMWRDEAGLGSGAGLR, encoded by the exons ATGGCACATCTACACCTGAGATACCTCTTGGCTTTGGCCTTAGTTCATGTT gTTTTGTCCTCTGGTGTGTTCGAGCTGAAGATTCATTCATTCCACACGGCGCAGCGCATCTGTAGAAGACACAGGGACTGTCACATATTTTTCAGGATTTGCCTTAAACACCCGGAGGATGTGATCTCCGCGGAGCCGCCGTGCACCTTCGGAACCGGACACACAAACGTCATCAGAGCCGATCACACGTCGATTTCTAGCAGCGCTCCCATCAGGGTGCCTTTCCACTTCAAGTGGCCG GGAACTTTTTCGTTGATCATTGAAGCCTGGAACGCGGAATCTCCAACTGAATACACAG ACAACCAAAACAACCTTGTGAGCCGCCTGGCGACCAGGAGGAGACTCGCCATCGGTGAGGACTGGTCCCAGGACGTGCACTTCGGCGAGCAGAGCGAGCTGCGCTACTCCTACCATGTATTCTGCGACGAGTACTACTTTGGAGACGGCTGCGCTGACTACTGCAGGCCGAGAGACGACACGCTGGGCCACTACACCTGCGACGAGGAGGGCAACCGCATCTGCCTGGAGGGCTGGAAGGGAAACTACTGCTCTGAGC CCATCTGCTCGGCGGACTGCAGCGAGAAGCACGGCTACTGCGAGGCCCCAGGGGGCTGTACATGCCGCATGGGCTGGCAGGGCCCCTCCTGTAATGAATGCGTTCGCTACCCTGGCTGCCTCCACGGGACGTGCGGCCAGCCATGGCAGTGTAACTGTCAGGAGGGATGGGGGGGCCTCTTCTGTGACCAGGACCTCAACTACTGCACCAACCACAAGCCCTGTGCCAACGGTGCAACCTGCACCAACACGGGCCAGGGCAGCTACACCTGCACCTGCCGACCCGGCTTCGGAGGAACCAACTGTGAGCTGGAAACCAACGAGTGTGACAGCAACCCCTGCAAGAACGGAGGCAGCTGTAAT GACCTGGAGAACGACTACTCATGCACCTGCCCGCAAGGTTTTTATGGAAAGAACTGCGAGATCATCGCCATGACGTGCGCAGATGGTCCCTGCTTCAATGGTGGTACCTGTGTGGAGACGATGACCGGAGGCTACACCTGCCGTTGCCCTCCCAGCTACACCGGCTCCAACTGTGAGAAGAAGCTGGACCGCTGCAGCAATAGGCCGTGTCTGAATG GTGGTGAGTGTCTGGATCTCGGCCAGAGCGTCTTGTGCCGCTGTCAGGCAGGCTTCACCGGTGCCAACTGCCAGATCAACATTGACGACTGCGCCTCAACCCCATGCCAGAATGCTGGAACCTGCCAAGATGGCGTGAATGACTACACCTGCTCTTGCACCTTGGGGTACACTGGCAAGAACTGCAGCGTGCGCTCAGACGCCTGTGGCGAACGTCCATGCCAGAACGGTGGCACCTGCTTTACCCACTTCACCGGGCCTGTATGCCAGTGCCCTAAGGGCTTCATGGGCCCGAGCTGTGAGTTCACACTTCAGCCAAGTTTCAAGCCTGCTTTGCGCCAAACCTCCCAGCCTTCTTCTGCTACCCTCACTGTCTCCTGCATTCTGGCTGTCCTGGTGCTGGTTCTGGTGGCGGGTATTATCTTcttaaggaggaggaggagaatgcaGGGAAGGAAGCAGCTGAGCGACACTGCAGTCTACAATGACTTGGAGACGGTCAACAACCTGGGAGGAAGCGAAAGAGAAGCCTTCCTCAGTCCTAATGGCATGTTCAAGATCAGCAACAGCACGGCTCGCCTCAGCCTCACCCTCTGCCCCGACGGAAGATCTGGGTACAGACACAACCCCGTGGAGGGCGGCCTGGCCAGAGGAGAGCGTCAGGACTTCATGTGGAGGGACGAGGCCGGCCTGGGCTCTGGGGCAGGGCTGAGATAA
- the capns1a gene encoding calpain small subunit 1a produces MFFAKKFISGIIDVVSNIDVDQFVPSDPPPPRRPAVYAEQHESDEEKQFRRVFQQLAGEDMEVSPTELMNILNRIISKRDDLKTDGFSIESCRSMVAVMDSDSTGKLGFHEFKHLWNNIKKWQGVYKSYDADGSGVIGADELPSAFRAAGFPLNDQLFDLIIRRYSDESGNMDFDNYIGCLVRLDAMCRAFKTLDKDNNGTIKVNVQEWLQLTMYS; encoded by the exons atgttttttgccaAGAAGTTCATCAGTGGCATCATCGATGTCGTCAG CAACATCGACGTAGACCAGTTTGTGCCCTCTGACCCT CCTCCACCACGCAGGCCGGCCGTGTACGCAGAGCAGCATGAGAGCGACGAGGAGAAACAGTTTCGCAGAGTCTTCCAGCAGCTCGCTGGAGAA GACATGGAAGTGAGCCCGACCGAGCTGATGAACATCCTCAACAGAATCATTTCAAAGC GTGACGACCTGAAGACGGATGGTTTCAGCATTGAGTCTTGCAGGAGCATGGTGGCAGTCATGGAT AGCGACAGCACCGGGAAACTCGGCTTTCACGAATTCAAACACCTCTGGAACAATATAAAGAAATGGCAG ggAGTGTACAAATCCTATGACGCGGACGGCTCCGGTGTCATCGGTGCAGACGAGTTGCCAAGCGCATTCAGAGCCGCAG GTTTCCCTCTCAACGATCAGCTGTTCGACCTGATAATCCGCAGATACAGCGACGAAAGCGGGAACATGGATTTCGACAACTACATTGGCTGCCTCGTGAGGCTGGACGCCATGTGCC gtgCCTTCAAAACCCTGGATAAGGACAACAATGGGACTATCAAAGTCAACGTTCAGGAG tGGCTTCAGTTGACCATGTACTCTTGA
- the zgc:153990 gene encoding nuclear apoptosis-inducing factor 1, whose translation MSSPIYYNQDSVTRFKKRKARFSFSEVHILLDEVRKHRMVVVGKFNRGVPTDMKKRTWAEITARVNEIGECQREVIEVIKKWSDLKCDTKRKVAAMRSGTVPNRGLNSRLSRDLNQTEKIVLQILEMDEEDQSGADFGPLGDDDDVPEEEEEMEEEDMMGLQNSPNGALDMLPMPPPTTYNMRDSSQSAFDVQYDVPPIEDPEAAYGDSDDDQRDDVLPSTQTAKPTEDHQGNNGIQKQGQPQTSSGPSTSTAALPLPGQPSQSVRDSMLQNASMSLQEQHATNILLETVSRSLELLSESVQQLAETQQEFVRESLQLQRETVQVLRDFTGGAIALMHDKLNGRPAL comes from the exons atgtCTTCACCGATATACTACAACCAAGACAGTGTTACACgctttaagaaaagaaaagctcgCTTCTCCTTCAGTGAAGTCCACATACTGCTGGATGAAGTGAGGAAGCATCGTATGGTCGTCGTGG GCAAATTTAATCGTGGCGTCCCAACAGACATGAAGAAACGCACGTGGGCAGAGATTACTGCCCGCGTCAATGAGATCGGCGAGTGCCAACGCGAGGTCATAGAGGTCATCAAGAAATGGTCCGATCTAAAGTGCGACACCAAGCGGAAAGTGGCTGCCATGCGGTCGGGGACGGTTCCCAACAGGGGTCTCAACTCGCGTCTTTCCCGAGACCTAAATCAAACGGAGAAAATAGTGCTACAAATTCTGGAGATGGACGAGGAAGACCAGAGCGGAGCGGACTTCGGCCCGCTGGGAGATGACGACGACGTGccggaggaggaagaagaaatggaAGAGGAGGATATGATGGGATTGCAGAATTCTCCTAACGGGGCGCTGGACATGCTGCCTATGCCCCCACCAACCACCTATAACATGA GGGACTCATCACAATCTGCCTTCGATGTACAGTATGACGTACCTCCAATAGAAG ATCCTGAAGCTGCGTACGGAGACTCGGACGATGACCAAAGGGATGACGTGCTTCCTTCCACTCAAACAGCAAAACCAACAGAAGATCACCAAGGCAACAACGGCATCCAGAAACAAGGACAACCTCAGACGTCCTCCGGACCTTCGACGTCAACAGCCGCGCTTCCATTGCCGGGCCAGCCCTCACAGAGCGTGAGAGACAGCATGCTGCAAAACGCATCGATGAGCCTCCAAGAGCAGCACGCCACCAACATCCTGTTGGAGACGGTTTCACGCTCTCTGGAGCTTCTGTCCGAGTCGGTGCAGCAGCTGGCGGAGACTCAGCAGGAGTTTGTGCGCGAGTCGCTGCAGCTCCAGCGGGAGACGGTGCAGGTTCTCAGAGACTTCACAGGTGGAGCCATTGCACTCATGCATGACAAACTAAACGGACGGCCAGCGTTATAG